One window from the genome of Natronomonas pharaonis DSM 2160 encodes:
- a CDS encoding S8 family serine peptidase, which translates to MRIDTPVRAVIVAAALALFAAAAVAAGGVAAAESPPPTTPVDEEPDDTEVEDGRTVPSEQVPFGVRTLYRSDDVDRPSGGENVTVAVIDTGVDTDHPDLESRVSLCRDFTGESVTDTCEDRNGHGTHVAGTVAADGGDDGNGIYGVAPEAEVYAFKACTDDGRCGADPLAESVRAATDEGADIIVLSLGGREEPRISAAVAYATANGAAIIAASGNNGPELGSILYPSALNSTVSVGAVGPRRGQQVATDNYRVPDFSARGVDAPFDPDANERLEVAAPGVGVLSPVPDGDYRELSGTSMAAPHVAGLAAKLLGSPTPPESISELRERLRERAPTYDVTAGTHARGGYDPAAGFGIPTTAPPTANIGVDADVPVADEPFSLVANISEADSQIATYEWDTTGDGSYDAVGERVEVTHELGESEAQLRVTDADGKTTTVSRSVFVTDRPRVTIQAPATVIAGEQTRLNATVENEAGDTTVTWTFPDGTTATGETATYRFETGESEVTATVEDEHGATSTETLTVTATGPAEDQGPAVSVAAALAAVVLAVGLLRRRG; encoded by the coding sequence ATGCGCATCGACACTCCCGTCCGGGCCGTCATCGTGGCGGCCGCGCTAGCCCTTTTTGCTGCGGCGGCCGTCGCTGCCGGCGGCGTCGCCGCGGCCGAGTCACCCCCGCCAACAACACCGGTAGACGAAGAGCCCGACGACACCGAGGTCGAAGACGGCAGAACAGTCCCAAGCGAGCAGGTTCCATTCGGCGTGCGGACGCTCTACCGGAGCGACGACGTAGACCGGCCGAGCGGCGGTGAAAACGTCACCGTCGCTGTCATCGACACCGGCGTCGACACCGACCATCCGGACCTCGAAAGCCGGGTCTCGCTGTGCCGCGACTTCACCGGCGAATCGGTAACAGACACCTGTGAGGACCGGAACGGCCACGGGACACACGTCGCTGGCACCGTCGCAGCGGACGGCGGCGACGATGGAAACGGCATCTACGGTGTTGCCCCGGAAGCGGAGGTGTACGCGTTCAAAGCCTGCACTGACGATGGCCGCTGTGGAGCCGACCCGCTCGCGGAGTCAGTACGGGCAGCCACCGATGAGGGGGCAGACATTATCGTGTTGAGCCTCGGCGGCCGCGAAGAGCCGCGCATCTCCGCTGCGGTGGCGTATGCGACAGCGAACGGAGCAGCTATTATCGCCGCCTCGGGGAACAACGGCCCGGAGCTCGGTAGTATTCTGTATCCATCCGCCCTGAATAGCACCGTTTCCGTCGGAGCGGTCGGCCCGCGCCGCGGCCAGCAGGTCGCGACGGACAACTACCGTGTCCCGGACTTCTCGGCCCGAGGCGTTGACGCGCCGTTCGACCCGGACGCAAACGAACGGCTAGAAGTCGCCGCCCCGGGAGTCGGCGTTCTCTCGCCGGTACCGGACGGCGACTACCGCGAGCTATCGGGCACATCGATGGCTGCGCCACACGTCGCGGGACTGGCAGCGAAGCTACTGGGGTCGCCGACACCCCCGGAATCGATTTCGGAACTCCGGGAACGGCTCCGGGAGCGCGCCCCAACCTACGATGTTACGGCTGGAACTCATGCTCGTGGCGGGTATGACCCCGCTGCCGGCTTTGGGATACCCACTACAGCACCGCCGACGGCGAACATCGGCGTCGATGCCGATGTTCCGGTTGCCGACGAACCCTTCTCGTTGGTCGCCAACATCAGCGAAGCCGACAGTCAGATAGCTACCTACGAGTGGGACACGACCGGTGATGGAAGCTACGACGCTGTCGGGGAACGGGTTGAGGTGACACACGAACTAGGAGAAAGCGAGGCGCAACTCCGGGTCACCGACGCCGACGGCAAAACGACAACCGTCTCCCGCTCGGTCTTCGTCACTGACCGGCCGCGGGTGACCATACAGGCCCCTGCAACCGTCATTGCTGGCGAGCAAACGCGACTGAACGCGACGGTCGAAAACGAGGCGGGAGACACAACAGTCACGTGGACGTTCCCCGATGGAACGACAGCGACCGGTGAGACGGCGACGTACCGGTTTGAGACGGGGGAATCGGAAGTGACAGCGACCGTCGAAGACGAACACGGCGCGACAAGCACCGAGACACTCACCGTGACGGCGACCGGACCCGCCGAAGACCAGGGGCCGGCGGTCTCGGTCGCCGCCGCGCTGGCCGCTGTGGTGCTCGCTGTGGGTCTGTTGCGGCGGCGCGGGTGA
- a CDS encoding PadR family transcriptional regulator, producing the protein MEWLTSGLRRDICVLLYAESRRAQQLKSALEARYDRRIPPERFYGAVEALESKGFVETHVEGLEDVYSLTDAGRDGVATQFRWMADHVD; encoded by the coding sequence ATGGAGTGGCTCACGAGCGGGCTCCGGCGCGATATCTGTGTGCTGTTGTATGCGGAGTCGCGCCGCGCCCAGCAACTCAAGTCAGCACTCGAAGCCCGGTATGACCGCCGCATTCCGCCGGAGCGGTTCTACGGTGCCGTCGAGGCGCTTGAATCGAAAGGATTCGTCGAGACGCACGTCGAGGGACTCGAAGATGTCTACTCGCTGACCGATGCCGGGCGCGATGGCGTTGCGACGCAGTTCCGCTGGATGGCCGACCACGTCGACTGA
- a CDS encoding DUF7111 family protein: MSTVEEGDITAQYRETDEERVLEFEAGGKTAAVAQNIDGYAMLKVRPSADGDELERYYGFDMAIDHAAELLDVAPSELPIPEPAADMGM, translated from the coding sequence ATGTCGACCGTCGAGGAAGGCGATATCACGGCGCAGTACCGGGAGACCGACGAGGAACGGGTGCTGGAGTTCGAAGCCGGCGGAAAGACCGCCGCCGTGGCACAGAACATCGACGGGTACGCGATGTTGAAAGTCCGACCCAGCGCCGACGGCGACGAGCTAGAACGCTACTACGGCTTTGATATGGCTATCGACCACGCGGCGGAGCTGCTCGACGTTGCGCCGTCGGAGCTACCGATACCGGAGCCGGCGGCCGACATGGGAATGTGA